A genomic stretch from Coffea arabica cultivar ET-39 chromosome 10c, Coffea Arabica ET-39 HiFi, whole genome shotgun sequence includes:
- the LOC113714151 gene encoding protein FAR1-RELATED SEQUENCE 5-like, whose translation MQFEDPNFFYTIQVDEDDLITNIFWSDGKMKANYANFGDVICFDTTYRKNKEGRPIALFVGVNHHKQTTIFGAALLYDETSMTFEWLFDTFTRAMSGKKPMTILTDQDAAMAKALASKWPDTHHRLCIWHIYQNAAIHLSSVFTEVKSFAHDFSTCIYDFEEEEDFVAEWNRMLEKYDLQNNDWLKQLFGIKEKWALRLLEDRRYEELKADFRANISFLVLQYPCELLKHAANIYTPEAFKCFQTEWCKSLDAKFHDCGEVESVRNCRKFQFTGIFCSRILKVFMMRNIVKIPSEYILKRWTRKAKTGFFGDEDSTVDTNNLDPKLVSSMRHRELCRIYVQLATRAAETEETYKIAKDSLLKMLEEVDAKLQDEVASQKSNETTNRMSQSGKAVGEESGNKIKGIKAKAKTTSGKRLRSSLEKVSNKRKSTNKSRGGAKVTTSGPPLSSTQADSSQSMNVENLKKDAQHSISVTRLLEEQQARGVESLVKNNLGEHNNVISFASVSDGRVTETTVAGVRCNNYSGCQIPCQGGILCWCQIPCQGGNNVQDL comes from the exons ATGAAGATGATCTGATAACTAACATATTCTGGTCTGATGGAAAGATGAAAGCAAATTATGCAAATTTTGGAGATGTTATCTGCTTTGACACaacttacaggaaaaataaagaagGCCGACCAATTGCATTATTTGTGGGTGTAAACCATCATAAGCAAACTACTATTTTTGGTGCTGCTTTGTTATATGACGAAACTTCAATGACTTTTGAGTGGTTATTTGATACTTTTACTAGAGCTATGTCTGGGAAAAAGCCTATGACAATTCTCACAGACCAAGATGCAGCAATGGCTAAGGCATTAGCTTCTAAATGGCCTGACACACATCATCGCCTTTGTATTTGGCACATCTATCAGAATGCTGCCATTCATTTGAGTAGTGTTTTTACTGAAGTCAAAAGTTTTGCTCATGATTTTAGTACATGCATATATGATTTCgaggaagaagaagattttGTTGCAGAATGGAACAGAATGTTAGAAAAATATGATCTTCAAAATAATGATTGGTTGAAACAATTATTCGGAATAAAGGAGAAGTGGGCATTA AGGCTACTTGAAGATCGCCGTTATGAAGAGTTAAAAGCTGATTTTAGGGCAAATATAAGCTTTTTAGTATTACAGTATCCTTGTGAGCTCTTGAAACATGCAGCAAATATCTACACGCCTGAAGCTTTCAAGTGCTTTCAAACTGAATGGTGCAAGTCTTTAGATGCTAAATTTCATGATTGTGGTGAAGTTGAATCTGTGAGAAA TTGTagaaaatttcaatttactGGAATTTTTTGTTCTCGTATTTTGAAAGTTTTTATGATGAGAAATATTGTCAAGATTCCAAGTGAATACATATTAAAGAGATGGACGCGCAAAGCAAAAACTGGATTTTTTGGAGATGAAGATTCTACTGTTGACACCAACAATTTAGATCCTAAATTGGTCTCAAGCATGCGGCATAGAGAATTGTGCAGGATATATGTTCAATTAGCTACACGAGCAGCGGAAACAGAGGAAACATACAAAATTGCAAAAGATAGTCTTCTTAAGATGCTTGAAGAGGTGGATGCAAAATTACAGGATGAAGTAGCCTCTCAAAAATCAAATGAAACTACTAATCGCATGAGCCAATCCGGGAAAGCAGTTGGGGAAGAAAGTGGTAATAAAATCAAAGGGATCAAAGCTAAGGCAAAAACTACTTCTGGTAAAAGGTTGAGAAGTAGTTTAGAAAAGGTTTCAAATAAGAGAAAATCAACAAATAAAAGTCGAGGTGGAGCAAAAGTTACAACCTCAGGACCACCATTATCATCAACACAG GCTGATTCAAGTCAATCAATGAatgttgaaaatttaaaaaaggatGCACAACATTCAATTAGTGTGACTAGGTTACTGGAG GAACAACAAGCACGTGGCGTTGAAAGTTTAGTAAAGAACAACTTAGGGGAACATAACAATGTGATTAGCTTTGCAAGTGTAAGTGATGGCCGTGTTACTGAAACAACCGTTGCTGGTGTTAGATGCAATAACTACAGTGGCTGTCAAATTCCATGTCAAGGTGGCATCTTATGTTGGTGTCAAATTCCATGTCAAGGTGGCAACAATGTTCAGGATCTTTAA
- the LOC113713456 gene encoding mitochondrial import inner membrane translocase subunit Tim9, translating to MDKSMLGDLDSLPEEDKVRMSAMIDQLQIRDSLRMYNSLVERCFTDCVDTFRRKTLDKQEETCVRRCAEKFLKHSMRVGMRFAELNQGAATPD from the exons atggacAAGAGCATGCTTGGAGACTTGGATTCTCTTCCGGAAGAAGATAAGGTTCGAATGTCGGCTATGATCGATCAACTCCAAATCCGTGACAG TTTAAGGATGTACAACTCACTGGTGGAAAGATGTTTCACCGATTGTGTAGACACCTTCCGACGGAAAACTTTAGATAAACAAGAGGAGACTTGCGTACGCCGTTGTGCTGAGAAGTTCTTGAAGCACTCGATGCGCGTTGGGATGAGATTTGCAGAACTTAACCAAGGTGCAGCAACACCAGATTAA